From Rutidosis leptorrhynchoides isolate AG116_Rl617_1_P2 chromosome 3, CSIRO_AGI_Rlap_v1, whole genome shotgun sequence, a single genomic window includes:
- the LOC139898722 gene encoding uncharacterized protein, which translates to MDSGSRSPADGVGAKTAFHKPSNDPSNRKYRRRSPVSGSSSSDGEPVHERSSTPTHRKDDKRDIDRDHKRSHHSRGIGSNRNTDRRFYNDRRHEDYRRRDKYADEDHKNIQGTKGGSGSHDSYSDRSRRDHEHNRSRDKSDGSGHRYRDRYKRDDIRDEKRSGHHHKDNSWRDSKELDDPKYTKFEKGKSYDQETRGLKDRHFKEPRERVDDKSDVPVKKSKFSIYKDTEYSKDANEVQSSSSKQGQDVVGKATEQDFVKDSDIDSAKIAAMKAAELVNKNLIGTGIMSTDQKKKLLWGSKKSTPVEEVAHRWDTSTFSDRERQEKFKKLMGVKGDVKVEQKPDIQDNNLAEKQKELQMDLEKQYTAGLRRRDGRTVGLGL; encoded by the exons ATGGATTCTGGCTCACGTTCTCCAGCAGATGGCGTTGGAGCCAAAACAGCATTTCACAAACCTTCAAATGATCCTTCGAACCGAAAATATCGGCGAAGGTCACCAGTGAGCGGCTCGTCTTCATCCGATG GGGAGCCTGTACATGAGCGTAGTTCTACTCCTACTCATAGGAAGGATGACAAGAGGGACATAGATAGGGATCACAAAAGAAGCCATCACAGCAGGGGTATCGGTTCTAACAGAAACACTGATAGAAGATTTTATAATGATCGTAGACATGAGGATTATAGAAGACGTGATAAGTATGCAGATGAAGATCATAAGAACATTCAAGGAACAAAGGGTGGCAGTGGCAGTCATGATAGCTATAGTGACCGTTCTAGAAGAGATCATGAGCATAACAGATCAAGAGATAAATCAGATGGTTCAGGCCATAGATATAGGGATAGGTATAAGAGGGATGATATTAGGGATGAAAAACGGTCTGGGCATCATCATAAAGACAATTCTTGGAGGGATTCAAAGGAGTTGGATGACCCAAAATATACGAAGTTTGAAAAGGGAAAGTCGTATGATCAGGAAACACGTGGACTCAAGGACAGACATTTTAAGGAACCTAGAGAGCGGGTTGATGATAAAAGTGATGTTCCTGTAAAGAAGTCAAAGTTTAGCATTTATAAAGATACTGAGTACAGCAAGGATG CTAATGAAGTCCAATCTTCAAGTTCAAAACAAGGTCAAGACGTTGTTGGTAAAGCTACTGAGCAAGATTTTGTTAAAGATTCTGACATAGACTCTGCAAAGATTGCTGCAATGAAGGCTGCAGAGTTAG TGAATAAAAATCTCATTGGAACGGGCATCATGTCAACTGACCAAAAAAAGAAGCTTTTGTGGGGGAGTAAGAAGAGCACCCCTGTTGAGGAG GTGGCTCATCGATGGGATACATCCACGTTTTCTGATCGTGAACGACAAGAGAAATTTAAAAAACTAATG GGTGTGAAAGGAGACGTGAAAGTGGAACAAAAACCCGATATTCAAGACAACAATCTTGCCGAGAAGCAGAAAGAGCTTCAGATGGACTTGGAGAAACAATATACCGCTGGACTTCGTCGAAGGGACGGCCGTACTGTTGGGTTAGGCTTATGA